TCCGCCGCGCTGCGGAGGGCGACAAGGCCGACGTGGTGCTGCCCGACGTGCTGCTGATCGACGGCGGCGCCGGCCAGCTGGCGCAGGCCAACGCCGCGCTCGCCGACCTGGGCGTGGAAGGCATCCTGGTGATCGGCGTGGCCAAGGGCGCCGAACGCCGCGCCGGCCACGAGACCCTGGTGATGCCGGACGGGCGCGAACTGCGCCCCGGCGCGGCGTCGCCGGCGCTGCAGTTCATTCAGCAGGTACGTGACGAGGCGCACCGTTTCGCCATCACCGGCCACCGCGGGCGCCGCCAGAAAGCGCGCATGACCAGCAAGCTGGAAGACATCCCCGGCATCGGTCCGCGCCGCCGCGCAAGCCTGTTGAAGCATTTCGGCGGGCTGGCCGGGCTCAAGGCCGCCGGCGAAGCGGAGATCGCGCGCGTGGAAGGCATCAACGACGCACTCGCTGCGCGAATCTACGCTAACCTGCACGGACTGCCGGTGCCCGATCCGGCAGGCGAGTAGAGCAGCGCAATGAAGTTGACCATCCCCACCTGGCTGACGCTGCTGCGGATCGTGATGATTCCGGTGCTGGTGCTGGTGTTCTACCTCCCGTACACGTGGACGAACTTCGCCTCGGCGGCGATCTTCGGCCTGGCCGCGTTCACCGACTGGCTGGACGGCTGGGTGGCGCGGCGCTACCACCAGTATTCCGCGTTCGGCGCGTTCCTGGACCCGGTGGCTGACAAGCTGATGGTTGCGGTGGCACTGTTCCTGATCGTGCAGGGCCACCCGACGCCGTGGATGGCGTTCTGGGCGGCGGTGATCGTCGGCCGCGAGATCGCGGTGTCGGCGCTGCGCGAGTGGATGGCCGAGATCGGCCAGCGCGCCAAGGTGCGGGTGGCGATGATCGGCAAGGTCAAGACCACCGCGCAGATGGTCGCGCTGCTGTGCCTGCTGTACTCGGTGATGCCCGACGGCTCGCCGCCGGAAAGCGTGTGGATGGGCCTGTTCATTTTCCACATCGGCGACTGGACGCTGGCGATCGCCTCGATCCTGACCCTGTTGTCCGGCATCCAGTACCTGCATGCGGCCTGGCCGAGCCTGCGCGCCGACGAGCGCGCCGCGGTGGCGGACAAGAATGCGAAGAAAATCGAAGGCAACGGTTGACAGCCTGCCGGTTCCCGGTAAAATTCGCGGCCTCAAGCGGGAATAGCTCAGTTGGTAGAGCGCAACCTTGCCAAGGTTGAGGTCGCGAGTTCGAGTCTCGTTTCCCGCTCCAGACGGTTCGCAGGCATCCAGCGGATACCTGCAGAACGATGAAATCAGGACCTTCGGGTCCTTTTTTCGTTTTGGCGCAAGTGCGATGCGTTCGCTAGGGTGCCACTGCGGAGATCGGCGCTATGCCGTATCGGGCATGTCGCGTCGGCCGGCGGCGCTTCGCCGGCGCAGGCGTTCCGCTACGGCATCGACGCCGCCGTCGAGTCGATACGCCGCACCGGCACGGCTTCCCGCAGTTGCCGGAAATGGTCCAGTCCACCCGATTGCTGCACGTCGCCGAGCACATAGCAGGAGGCGAGGTGGTGGGCGCCACCGGCACGACGAAGAAGAGCGCATCCCACGGCGTGGACGTTGTTCGACGGGCAAGCTTGTCCCGCTGCGTGCGTTCACCGCGCCCAGATCGGCGATGAATTTGCAGCGTTAGCCAGGGTTGTGAGCGTCGGCCACCGACGCTGGCGATGCTGGCCCGCACGCGCGCTGGCATCGCGACTGGGATGGCTGTTCCGAAGCCGCGCAGTGTCGACCGCGCGCGCCGCGATCTGCGCTAGGTTCGGCCAGGGGCATTGCATCGCGTGCAGACTGGCGGAGGCGGAGGCGGCGGCGTTGCGGTCGCAGCGACCGGCACGAGCAAGACACGACAGGCGTTTGCGTCGGGACCGAAGCGGTCGCGGCGCCGAGCGCATGCGCGGATGCCGGTCGCCCTCGACGCACATCCATCCACCACTGCAGGAGCCACCATGAACTTCGAGATCGCGACCTGGTACGACACATGGAACGGCACGGGTGCCGACAATCTTGCGCAGGGCAAGGTGCCGCTCGGATATGCCAGCCGCTACAACCTGGCCTTCGGCATCTTCGTCGAGTCCGGCAACGGCTATACCGTGGACCTCAATGCGCAATTCGCTGCGCAGAATCTCGCCCAGATCAAGGCGCAGGCGCCCGGCGCGCTGATCTATGCCGGGGTCGGCGACACCGGCTTGGTGGCGACGGTGACGGACAATCGCGACAACGCCAATCGCTCCACCGCCAACATCGTGGCCTATCTGCAGCAGAAAGGCCTCAACGGCATCAGCATCGATTCCGAAGGCGACGGCATGTCCTCGGTCGTGGAGCTGGTGACGCAGCTCAGCCCGAGCTTCAAGGCGGCCGGACTCGGCATCGCGGTGTCGGTGCCGTGGCCCGCAGGTGGCCCTGTCGCCCTTTACGGCGACGGCGCGGTGGCGGCGTTCAACCAGTACGTGGATGCCGCCGAGTTGCAGGACTATTCGTCCTCCGGCACGCCGCAGGATGCGCAGGCGTGGATCCAGGCCGGGGTGCGCGCCGACATCCTGATGGGCGGAGTGGCCACCGAGAACGGCAACGTGCAGACCTCGCTCGAAGACACCGCGGCCTGGACCAACTACGCGCTGCAGAACGGCTTGCGCGGCATGTTCAGCTGGAGGCTCGACAACGACCACGGGCAGGACGGCCAGGAAGAAGACGTGGATCCGACCTTCACCGGCGCCAAGACCATCTACGACACGGTGTACGCGGCCGGCGGCGGCGCGGCGGCGGCCGGTTAGCCGCCGACGTCGCGGGCGGCGCGAGCGTGCAGCGCCCGGGTATCCCGTCGCCGCGGACGCGTTGCGGCGGATTCGCCGTGCCTCGGACCACGCCGGCGATGGGACTGGCACGCGTCACGGCGATGATCGCGGCGTGGCGGGGCGCGCCATGGTCTTGCGCATCGCCACTGCTGCGCCCGCACGCGCACAAGCTGCACGATCTGCGGCGGCGAGCAGGCGAGCGGCGCTACAGCACCGGCGGGCGCGCCACCATCAGGTAGAAGATCGCCAGGAAACTGAACAAGGCCGGCACCCCGAGCGCGGTCCAGTAGCCGAGATGGCGCGCGTAGTCCAGCGGCAGTTCGCGGCCGTCCGCCGCGGCGGCCGCGGCGATGTCGCGCAGGCGCATCTGCAGCCACACCACCGGCAGCCAGCACAGCGCGGCGATCACGAACAGCACGATCGACCAGTACAGCCACGCGCTGTGCAGCGAATAGCCCATCCTGTGCGCCAGGTACAGGCCGCTGAGCGGCTGGAACACGATGGTGGTGGCGGTGAACAGCCAGTCGGCGATCACCACGTAGCGCGCCACCACCGCCACCACGCGCGCGTCGCGGGTGCGGCTGACGAAGAACAGGTAGAACGCGGTGCCCACGCCGGTGCCGAACAGGAACGTGGACGACAGCACGTGCAGGTACTTAACGACGATGAGGTCCATGCGACGGCTCCAGTGCGCTGGCCAGCGCGATCGCGGCCAGCAGCGGCAGGTTCTTCAGGATCGGCCCGTACGGGTGCAGCCAGTATTCGGGCAGGAAGGCGCTGATCAGCACGGTGTACGCGCCGATCAGCAGCAGTTGCGCCGCGTAGACGTGGCGCCGCCAGCGCGGCAGGCACAGCAGCGCCAGGCCCAGCGCCGCATCCAGCGCCGCCGCGGCGTATAGCGCGGCCACGGCCAGGCCGCCGTGCAGGCCGGTACGCGCGAGCAGGGCGAGGCTGTCGGCGACCGGGTAGGCGAATGCCGAGACATAGCCGGTGACGATCCACATCAGCGCGATCGACCAGCGCAGTGCCGGCAGCAGCCATTGCAGCAGCGCCGCCTGGCGCAGGCGCGCGCGGTTGCCGGCGTGCACGAAGTGCTCCGGCGCGCGCGGCGCGCGCCCGAGCGCGGCGTGCATGTCGTCCGGCGGTGCGGTCGAGCCGGCCTGCAGCATGTCCAGTGCGTCCGGCGCCAGCCAGCCGCTGCGCGGGCCCAGCAGGCGCCCGGCCAGGCGCAGCGGCGCCAGCGGGATCGGCAGGCAGCCGCCGATCGCGCCGAGGCCGTGCTTGAGCAGCGCCAGGTAGCGGCGCAGGGTCAGCGCGGCCGGGCCGACCGCGCGCAGCCGCGGCGGCGGATCCGGACGCTCCAGCAGGCCGACGATCGCCTCGCACAGGTCGTCCAGGTGTAGCGGCTGGATGCGCTGCTTGCCGTCGCCAGGCAGCGGCGTCAGCGGCAGCACCGCCAGCGCCGCGAACCACTGGCTGCTGGCGCCGTCGGGCGCGAACACCAGCGACGGCTGCACGATGGTGGAGCGGATCGGCAACGCCGCCAGCGCCGCATCGGCACGGCCTTTCGAGGCCAGATACGGCGCAGTCTTGGACGGATGCGCGCCCAGTGCGGAAATCTGCACCACCTGGCGCACGCCGACGTCGCAGGCGGCGCGGAACAGCTGCAGCGGGCCGTTCACATGCACTGCATCGAAACTCTGGCCTGCTTGTTCGCGAAAGATCCCGACCGCGTTGATCACCACGTCCACGCCGCGCAGGTAGTCGGACCACGGTGGCGGCTCGGCCGCACCGAATCCAGCCCGTACGATCCGGGCCGCCGGCCAACGCTGGCGCGCGTCCCGCTCGTCGCGAACCGCGAGGACCAGCTCATGCCCCCGATGCGCCAGCCTGTCGACCAACGCACTGCCGATCATGCCGCTGGCCCCGGTCAGCAGGATGCGCACGGCGCCTCCGCAACGCGGCGGTGGTGGCCGCACTGCAAACGCATCCTGCTGACCGGCTCAGCCGCCAGCATCGTGTCCACCGTGGTCGTGGCGGCGCTGGCGCGGCGCCGCACCGGCGCGCTCAGCAGCGGAGCCAATGCGACCAGCCACTGGCTGTGGGGCGAACGCGCCAAGCGCCGGCACGCGCCGAGCGCGCGCTACACCGCGGTCGGTTACGCGATCCACCACGCCAGTTCGCTGCTGTGGGCCGGCGTGTTCGACCGCGCCACCCGCGCCAGCCACGCGCCGGCGCGGGTCGCCGCCACCGCGGCGGCGGTCGCCACGGCGGCCTATGCGGTGGACTATCACGTGGTGCCGCGGCGGCTCACCCCCGGCTTCGACCGGCATCTGTCGGCGCCGGGCATGGTCGCGACGTACGCGGCCTTCGCCGCCGGGCTGGCCGCGGCGCACTGGCTGCTGCACACCGGCAGCCGGCGCGCGCCGCGGCGCTGAGCGCGCGCGGCTCATTCGTCCTGCGGCCAGGGGAACGGCGCCAGCGCGGTGCTGGCTGGACCGTTGAGCACCGCGCCGCTGTCGGCGGCGAAACGCGAGCCATGGCAGGGGCAGTCCCACGACTTCTCCTGCGGGCTCCAGCGCACCGCACAGCCCATGTGCGGGCAACGCGCGTTGAACGCATGCAGCGCGCCTTCGCCGTTGCGGTACACCGCGACCCGGTGCAGGCCGCGACGCAGCACCGCGCCTTCGCCGCGGGCCAGTTCGGCCACGCCGGAGGCCTGGCCGGGGGCGATCCAGTCACGGTACTGCACGGCGACGTTGGCGTTCTCGCGCAGCCATTCGCTGCCGCCGCGCAGCGATTTGCGGCGCGGGTCGTAAAGCGCGTGCCAGGGATTGTCGCGGCCTTCGAGCAGATCGGAGAGCAGCAGCCCGGCGACGACGCCGTGGGTGACGCCGTTGCCGGAATCGCCGGTGACGACATATACGTTGTCCTCGCCGCCCGGATCGGCGCCGATGTAGGCCAGTCCGTCGCTCGGTTCCAGGATCTGCCCGGACCAGCCATGCGTGTAGCGGGTGACACCGGGCAGCAGCGTGTCGGTCCAGTGCTGCAGGCGCACATAGGCCTGCGGGTCGTCGCTCTGCCCGGTCTTGTGGTCCTCGCCGCCGATGATGGCGAGCATGCCGCCGTGCTCGCGGTCCTCGGTCAGGCGCACGTAGTGGTACGGGTCGCCATCGTCCCAGATCAGCGCGTCCGGCAGCGCATCGGCGGCGATCGGCCCGGCCACGACATAGCTGCGGTACGGCGCCTGCTTGGTGTGGATCGCCACGCGCTCGTGGAACGGCACGTTGCTGGCGATCACCGTGGTGTTGGCGTGCAGCACCTGGCCCGACGCCAGCGTGACCCGGGTCTGCGCGCCGCCGTCCACCGCGGTCGCCTCGCCCAGGCAGAAGCGCACGCCCTGGGCGTGCGCCGCGGCGGCCAGCGCGTCCAGGAAGCGGCCCATGTCGATGCGCGCCTGGTCGTCGAAGCGGACCGCGGCGCCGAGCTGCGGCAGGCCGGGAATGCCGCCGTCGAGAAATTCGGTGCCCAGCCCCGCGGCGGCCGCGGCGTCGGCTTCCTTGCGCAGGCGCTCGGGGTCGCCGTCGTGCGCGAACAGGTAGCCGGGCACGCGGCGGAACCCGCAGCGGTCGGCGCTGGCGGCGACGAAATCCTCGATCCAGTCGATCGCCTCGGCGTGGCTGGCGGCGGCCATG
This sequence is a window from Xanthomonas sp. CFBP 8443. Protein-coding genes within it:
- a CDS encoding SDR family oxidoreductase, with amino-acid sequence MRILLTGASGMIGSALVDRLAHRGHELVLAVRDERDARQRWPAARIVRAGFGAAEPPPWSDYLRGVDVVINAVGIFREQAGQSFDAVHVNGPLQLFRAACDVGVRQVVQISALGAHPSKTAPYLASKGRADAALAALPIRSTIVQPSLVFAPDGASSQWFAALAVLPLTPLPGDGKQRIQPLHLDDLCEAIVGLLERPDPPPRLRAVGPAALTLRRYLALLKHGLGAIGGCLPIPLAPLRLAGRLLGPRSGWLAPDALDMLQAGSTAPPDDMHAALGRAPRAPEHFVHAGNRARLRQAALLQWLLPALRWSIALMWIVTGYVSAFAYPVADSLALLARTGLHGGLAVAALYAAAALDAALGLALLCLPRWRRHVYAAQLLLIGAYTVLISAFLPEYWLHPYGPILKNLPLLAAIALASALEPSHGPHRR
- a CDS encoding FAD-dependent oxidoreductase, with the translated sequence MSSARTLPVWSLGSDPTAHFAPTPPSEAQDVIVVGAGVAGLTTALLCAQRGRHVLVIDRGGIGQGESLRTTAHLASALDDRYYALADLHGEHGARMAAASHAEAIDWIEDFVAASADRCGFRRVPGYLFAHDGDPERLRKEADAAAAAGLGTEFLDGGIPGLPQLGAAVRFDDQARIDMGRFLDALAAAAHAQGVRFCLGEATAVDGGAQTRVTLASGQVLHANTTVIASNVPFHERVAIHTKQAPYRSYVVAGPIAADALPDALIWDDGDPYHYVRLTEDREHGGMLAIIGGEDHKTGQSDDPQAYVRLQHWTDTLLPGVTRYTHGWSGQILEPSDGLAYIGADPGGEDNVYVVTGDSGNGVTHGVVAGLLLSDLLEGRDNPWHALYDPRRKSLRGGSEWLRENANVAVQYRDWIAPGQASGVAELARGEGAVLRRGLHRVAVYRNGEGALHAFNARCPHMGCAVRWSPQEKSWDCPCHGSRFAADSGAVLNGPASTALAPFPWPQDE
- the pgsA gene encoding CDP-diacylglycerol--glycerol-3-phosphate 3-phosphatidyltransferase, yielding MKLTIPTWLTLLRIVMIPVLVLVFYLPYTWTNFASAAIFGLAAFTDWLDGWVARRYHQYSAFGAFLDPVADKLMVAVALFLIVQGHPTPWMAFWAAVIVGREIAVSALREWMAEIGQRAKVRVAMIGKVKTTAQMVALLCLLYSVMPDGSPPESVWMGLFIFHIGDWTLAIASILTLLSGIQYLHAAWPSLRADERAAVADKNAKKIEGNG
- a CDS encoding glycosyl hydrolase family 18 protein, whose product is MNFEIATWYDTWNGTGADNLAQGKVPLGYASRYNLAFGIFVESGNGYTVDLNAQFAAQNLAQIKAQAPGALIYAGVGDTGLVATVTDNRDNANRSTANIVAYLQQKGLNGISIDSEGDGMSSVVELVTQLSPSFKAAGLGIAVSVPWPAGGPVALYGDGAVAAFNQYVDAAELQDYSSSGTPQDAQAWIQAGVRADILMGGVATENGNVQTSLEDTAAWTNYALQNGLRGMFSWRLDNDHGQDGQEEDVDPTFTGAKTIYDTVYAAGGGAAAAG
- a CDS encoding DUF2269 domain-containing protein; the encoded protein is MDLIVVKYLHVLSSTFLFGTGVGTAFYLFFVSRTRDARVVAVVARYVVIADWLFTATTIVFQPLSGLYLAHRMGYSLHSAWLYWSIVLFVIAALCWLPVVWLQMRLRDIAAAAAADGRELPLDYARHLGYWTALGVPALFSFLAIFYLMVARPPVL